A single genomic interval of Rhinatrema bivittatum chromosome 12, aRhiBiv1.1, whole genome shotgun sequence harbors:
- the NUCKS1 gene encoding nuclear ubiquitous casein and cyclin-dependent kinase substrate 1 isoform X2, with translation MSRPVRNRKVVDYSQFQESDDADEDYGRDTAPPAKKIRASPREAKDKRRPGRNSQEDSEDSDEKEVKTKKEEPRSAEEDFGSEDDLAAGDANADSDYESSKKSKKGKKAKPDKNKRAIKSRKRAAPEDSEDDKEDRKTVRQQRQAASKAASKQREMLMDNAGSEDEEQEEEEAAFLEKDSGSDEDFMVEDDDDSDYGHSKKNKKKVVKKSKPERKEKKSPKPRLKATVTPSPVKGKGKGRPKASKEKSQSPKEEDDEDEEPESPPQKKSTSPPAEKSGDEGSEDEAPSAED, from the exons GAACAGGAAGGTGGTAGATTACTCGCAGTTTCAGGAATCTGATGATGCTG ATGAAGACTATGGAAGAGACACTGCCCCACCAGCCAAGAAAATCCGTGCCTCTCCCCGTGAGGCCAAAGATAAGAGACGGCCTGGGAGAAACTCTCAGGAGGACAG CGAAGATTCCGATGAGAAAGAGGTGAAGACCAAAAAGGAGGAGCCCCGTTCCGCAG AGGAGGATTTTGGCAGTGAAGATGATTTGGCAGCAGGTGATGCAAATGCTGACAGTGACTATGAGAGCTCGAAAAAGAGTAAAAAAGGGAAGAAAGCCAAGCCCGACAAAAATAAACGTGCCATCAAATCTAGAAAACGAGCTGCCCCAG AAGACAGTGAGGATGACAAAGAGGACCGTAAAACCGTGCGCCAGCAGCGGCAGGCGGCGTCCAAAGCCGCCTCGAAGCAGCGGGAGATGCTGATGGATAATGCAGGCAGTGAggatgaggagcaggaggaggaagaagcagccttCTTGGAGA AGGATTCCGGCAGTGATGAGGACTTCATGGTGGAAGATGACGACGACAGTGATTACGGCCACTCAAAAAAGAACAAGAAGAAGGTTGTGAAGAAATCAAAAcctgagaggaaagagaagaaatctCCCAAACCCCGGCTAAAGGCCACAG TGACACCCAGCCCAgtgaaggggaagggaaaaggcCGCCCCAAAGCTTCCAAGGAGAAGTCCCAGTCTCCAAAAGAGGAGGACGATGAGGATGAGGAACCAGAAAGCCCGCCACAGAAGAAGTCTACAAGTCCCCCTGCAGAGAAGTCTGGGGATGAGGGCTCGGAGGACGAGGCGCCATCTGCTGAAGATTAA
- the NUCKS1 gene encoding nuclear ubiquitous casein and cyclin-dependent kinase substrate 1 isoform X1: MNDLLPMFLSSRNRKVVDYSQFQESDDADEDYGRDTAPPAKKIRASPREAKDKRRPGRNSQEDSEDSDEKEVKTKKEEPRSAEEDFGSEDDLAAGDANADSDYESSKKSKKGKKAKPDKNKRAIKSRKRAAPEDSEDDKEDRKTVRQQRQAASKAASKQREMLMDNAGSEDEEQEEEEAAFLEKDSGSDEDFMVEDDDDSDYGHSKKNKKKVVKKSKPERKEKKSPKPRLKATVTPSPVKGKGKGRPKASKEKSQSPKEEDDEDEEPESPPQKKSTSPPAEKSGDEGSEDEAPSAED; encoded by the exons ATGAATGACCTTCTCCCCATGTTTCTTTCTTCCAGGAACAGGAAGGTGGTAGATTACTCGCAGTTTCAGGAATCTGATGATGCTG ATGAAGACTATGGAAGAGACACTGCCCCACCAGCCAAGAAAATCCGTGCCTCTCCCCGTGAGGCCAAAGATAAGAGACGGCCTGGGAGAAACTCTCAGGAGGACAG CGAAGATTCCGATGAGAAAGAGGTGAAGACCAAAAAGGAGGAGCCCCGTTCCGCAG AGGAGGATTTTGGCAGTGAAGATGATTTGGCAGCAGGTGATGCAAATGCTGACAGTGACTATGAGAGCTCGAAAAAGAGTAAAAAAGGGAAGAAAGCCAAGCCCGACAAAAATAAACGTGCCATCAAATCTAGAAAACGAGCTGCCCCAG AAGACAGTGAGGATGACAAAGAGGACCGTAAAACCGTGCGCCAGCAGCGGCAGGCGGCGTCCAAAGCCGCCTCGAAGCAGCGGGAGATGCTGATGGATAATGCAGGCAGTGAggatgaggagcaggaggaggaagaagcagccttCTTGGAGA AGGATTCCGGCAGTGATGAGGACTTCATGGTGGAAGATGACGACGACAGTGATTACGGCCACTCAAAAAAGAACAAGAAGAAGGTTGTGAAGAAATCAAAAcctgagaggaaagagaagaaatctCCCAAACCCCGGCTAAAGGCCACAG TGACACCCAGCCCAgtgaaggggaagggaaaaggcCGCCCCAAAGCTTCCAAGGAGAAGTCCCAGTCTCCAAAAGAGGAGGACGATGAGGATGAGGAACCAGAAAGCCCGCCACAGAAGAAGTCTACAAGTCCCCCTGCAGAGAAGTCTGGGGATGAGGGCTCGGAGGACGAGGCGCCATCTGCTGAAGATTAA